The following proteins come from a genomic window of Polyangiaceae bacterium:
- a CDS encoding cellulase family glycosylhydrolase translates to MSRAANRRSWRGLLTLVLLVGATACSSNDGVATNGGAGGGATGGSGGGATGGSGGGATGGSGGSGGVPLPCDDGFVVTGAPVHEGVQFEISYTNAIGYTYIDMNVSGPGYPVTSALPITGDGPYTWAYTVSGHGTGVLSFDFVEGKTGGKAGNVLASCQVESLPGSGGASGSSGGSGSGFVTQSGTHFQRDGAEYQFVGVNLRGLPHYGHEALPYADASQIELNLSSVQGMGGRVVRSFVAYHGIDAQETGNRLEKVLNAADQHGLTVIVVLTDFYQTGFNPQGDDGYYATDSNGYVVLDHDFFANGYKNNYEPQVQALVTRFKDHPAIFSWELGNEIRDATFQGQSSGATFVSFCTNMASAIRAIDTNHMISVGEIGATITGLSSNEQQTLFSNPDISFLTTRSYNGGNSDDTGIAKSVNKPIIVEEAGFDGGGRPAKVAQDLAKWFGKGCRGYLQWGFMASAGDNGDGDTQWGMDHQWHKDDWDGLYKTYQTFAQGL, encoded by the coding sequence GTGAGCCGGGCGGCGAATCGACGAAGCTGGCGAGGGCTCCTGACGCTGGTACTGCTCGTCGGCGCGACTGCGTGCTCGTCCAACGACGGCGTCGCCACGAACGGCGGCGCGGGAGGCGGCGCCACCGGCGGCAGCGGCGGCGGCGCCACCGGCGGTAGCGGCGGCGGCGCCACCGGCGGTAGCGGCGGCAGCGGTGGCGTCCCTCTTCCGTGCGACGACGGGTTCGTCGTGACCGGTGCACCCGTGCACGAGGGAGTACAGTTCGAGATCAGCTACACCAACGCGATTGGCTACACCTACATCGACATGAACGTGTCCGGGCCGGGTTACCCCGTCACGTCCGCCCTGCCGATCACCGGAGACGGCCCCTACACCTGGGCGTACACGGTCTCGGGTCATGGCACGGGAGTGCTCTCGTTCGACTTCGTCGAGGGCAAGACCGGCGGAAAGGCCGGCAACGTGCTGGCTTCGTGTCAGGTGGAATCGCTGCCGGGGAGCGGCGGCGCCAGCGGAAGCAGTGGGGGTTCGGGCAGCGGGTTCGTCACGCAGAGCGGCACCCACTTTCAGCGCGACGGCGCGGAATACCAGTTCGTGGGCGTCAACCTGCGTGGCCTTCCCCACTACGGTCACGAAGCGCTTCCGTACGCGGACGCAAGTCAGATCGAGCTGAACCTCTCTTCCGTTCAAGGCATGGGCGGTCGCGTGGTGCGCTCCTTCGTCGCCTACCACGGCATCGACGCCCAGGAGACCGGCAACCGACTGGAGAAGGTCCTGAACGCAGCCGATCAGCACGGGCTCACGGTGATCGTCGTGCTGACCGACTTCTACCAAACCGGCTTCAACCCGCAGGGAGACGACGGTTACTACGCGACCGACAGCAACGGCTACGTGGTGCTCGACCACGACTTTTTCGCCAACGGGTACAAGAACAACTACGAGCCCCAGGTCCAAGCGCTGGTCACGCGCTTCAAGGACCACCCGGCAATCTTCTCCTGGGAGCTCGGCAACGAGATCCGCGACGCGACGTTTCAGGGCCAGTCGTCGGGCGCGACGTTCGTGAGCTTCTGCACGAACATGGCTTCGGCGATCCGGGCCATCGACACGAACCACATGATCTCAGTCGGCGAGATTGGGGCAACCATCACGGGCCTGAGCTCGAATGAGCAGCAGACGCTGTTCTCGAACCCCGACATCTCGTTCCTGACGACACGGAGCTACAACGGCGGGAACAGTGACGACACCGGCATCGCCAAGAGCGTGAACAAACCGATCATCGTGGAAGAGGCAGGATTCGACGGCGGCGGACGGCCTGCGAAGGTCGCTCAGGACCTAGCCAAGTGGTTCGGCAAGGGCTGCCGGGGCTACCTGCAGTGGGGGTTCATGGCCAGCGCGGGCGACAACGGCGACGGCGACACCCAGTGGGGTATGGATCACCAATGGCACAAGGACGACTGGGACGGTCTCTACAAGACCTATCAGACGTTCGCCCAAGGGCTGTGA
- a CDS encoding FadR family transcriptional regulator gives MILTNRQASKAKSQGLAEVIGGEIVRSDIPATAHLPTERELADVHQTSRVTIRESIAKLVEWGLLQVRRGSGMVVRPRSTWSFSALPLAVRAIDDPTALQRVVRDLLALRRALVLHGTQLAAGRVKKGSLQAARAVVGRANEERSLEGFVAADLEIMRNVLTSAELWPQLWLINDMTRSYLELVVDTWPVPPVPDDYLAVHHAYFDAIENGDAAEACSIFGDYLLRLDGALCASLGIPLEQP, from the coding sequence ATGATCCTCACGAATCGTCAAGCCTCGAAGGCGAAATCCCAGGGGCTCGCGGAGGTCATCGGCGGCGAGATAGTCCGCAGCGACATCCCTGCAACGGCCCATCTGCCGACTGAGCGGGAGCTCGCTGATGTCCACCAGACCAGCCGCGTCACCATCCGCGAGAGCATCGCGAAGCTCGTCGAGTGGGGCCTGCTCCAGGTGCGTCGCGGATCGGGAATGGTCGTGCGGCCCCGCAGTACCTGGTCGTTCTCTGCGCTTCCGCTCGCGGTTCGCGCCATCGACGACCCTACCGCTCTGCAGCGTGTGGTCCGCGATCTGTTGGCGCTGCGTCGCGCACTGGTGTTGCACGGAACTCAGCTCGCCGCCGGGCGCGTGAAGAAGGGTTCCCTGCAAGCAGCGCGCGCGGTGGTCGGTCGTGCCAACGAGGAGCGCTCGCTGGAGGGATTCGTCGCGGCAGATCTCGAGATCATGCGCAACGTCCTGACCTCCGCCGAGCTCTGGCCGCAGCTCTGGCTGATCAACGACATGACCCGGAGCTACCTCGAGCTCGTGGTCGACACCTGGCCGGTCCCGCCCGTGCCGGACGACTACCTGGCCGTTCACCACGCGTACTTCGATGCCATCGAGAACGGAGACGCGGCAGAGGCCTGCTCCATCTTCGGCGACTACTTGCTGCGCCTGGATGGGGCGTTGTGCGCCTCATTGGGCATCCCACTGGAGCAGCCGTGA